The genomic region GCGATCGACGAGGCTTCGACGCTCACCTCGAGCCGGATCGTATCGCCGGCGTTGATCCGCGGCAGGACGCGCAGCGTGAGGCCCACGTTCTTGCGCTCGATCGACGTATAGGGCGCGACGTCGGTGTTGCCGGTGAGGATCGATCCGGTGACGAACGGAACCTCCTGCGCCACCACGATCTCGGCGGGCGTGTTGTCCACCGCCATCGTCTGCGGCGCCGACAGCAGGTTCGCACGCTCCGACACGCCGATCGCGCGCAGCAGGACCGAGAAATCGTCGCCGAACGCGATATTGCCCGTGAGTCCCTCGCCAAGCAGCTGACCCGCCGGCACGCCGAGCGCCGTCAGGATCGTTCCCAGCGACGGCCCCGGATTGCCGAACGAGGTGCCGATGCCTTCCACCTGGTCGAGCACCGCGCCGCTGGTGCCGATCTGCATCGCCAGCGTTTCGGCGTCGTCGCCCTGGATCTCGGCGATGATTGCTTCGATCAGCACCTGCGGGCGGCGCACGTCGAGTTCGGTGATCAGTGCCTCGATCGATGCGACTGCGGTGGGCGTGCCGCGCACCACCACGGCGTTGATGTCCGGCGCGGGCTGCACCGTGACCTCGGGCGTCGAAAAGCCCTGTGCCGGCTGGCCCTCGTTGCCGCCGCTCGTCAGCGGCGTGCGTTCGGTCTGCCCGCCCGCTACCGCTGCGGCGGCAGTGGCGGCATTGCCGGAGGTCAGCTCGCTCAGCGCCCGGGTGGGCGAGGGGCGCAGGCTCTGGCTGCTGCGGCTCGAGAGGCTGCGCGCCACCGGATTGGTTGCTTCCGCCTCGATCCCCAAAACGCCCTGCAGCACGGCGGTCACCGATTCAGCGTCGGCGTAGTTCAGGCGGAACACGCGAGTCATCGCGGTCGTGCCGCCCGGCGTGTCGAGCGCCGCGGCGATCCGGCGGGCCTCCGCGACGGCGGAGGGCGTGCCCCGCACGATCACCGTGTTCGAACGCGCGTCGGCGGCGATGCGCGTGGCGCCCACGGTCGCCGGGTCTGCGGCGAGCACGCCCTGGAGCGCCTGCGCCACTTCGGCGGCATTGCCATATTGCAGATTGATCGTGGCGAAAGTCGATCCGCTGCCGCCGTCCAGCGACCGAGCGATCGCTTCGATGCGGCGGACATTGTCGGCATAGTCGGTGACGACGATCGCATTGGGGCTGGTCAGCGGCTCGACGCTGCCGAAATTCGCGACCAGCGGCCGTACGACGCGCGCGACTTCGCCCGACGGGACGTTCGCCAGCCGGATCATCCGCGTGGTCAGTTCCTGCCCGGAAACGCCGCGGCCCGGCACGCCGCCGTCGCGCACCGCATTCGCCTGCGGAACGATGCGCCACGCCCGCCCCGAACGGACCGCGGCGAAACCATTGGCGCGCAGCACCGAAAGGAACAGCTCCCACACGCCCGAAGGCGTGAGCGGCGTGGCCGAAGTCACTGTCACCTTGCCCTGCACTGCCGGGTCGAGGATCAGCGTGCGGCCGGTGATCCGCGAGATCTGGTCCGCGACGTCGGTGATCTCGACGCCGCGCATATTGACGACCACGTCGGCGGGCGGCCCGGCCGGCGCGTCCTGCACCGGCGGCGGAACGGTCTGGGCCAGCAGCGGGATCGGCTGCAGCGCGGTCGCGCCGAGCGCAAGCGTGGCGACGATGGATCGGAGCGAAGTCACGGGGCGGTCTTCCTAGCGGAGCGGGACGGTCAGCAGCACGCGCTGCCCGTCGCGAACGAGAGTGATCTGGGCGGAGCCGTTCGCCTGCGCGGCCTGGAGCGCGGCGGCGGCGGCCGTGGGGTCGCTGAGCGGCGTGCCGTTCACTGCCTGCAGCACATCCCCCTGCCGCAGCCCGGGCGGGCCGTTCTCGCCGATGCGCAGCCCTCCCTCGACAGGTGACGCATCGAGCCGCTGGAGCAGCGATCCGGCGTTCTGCGCGGAAAGGGGAGGCGCGGCGGCAGCGGCAGCGGCGGGTGCGGCGGGCGCTGCCGACGGTGCGGCCGCCTGTTGCTGCTGTGCGGCGGCGCGCTGTTCGGGCGTCAGGGAGGAATCGGGAAACGCGAGATGCTCGATCTGGCCGCCGTTGCTCAGCACCACGCGATCGCGCAGGATGCCCTGGATCGTCGCGCCGTTTACCGTGTCGCCGATCCGGAACGGCGCTGCCTCCGCGCCCTCGACCGAAATGAAGGCAGTGGAAAGCGTCGCCGGCTGCGCGGCGAAAACGCCCTTCAATTCCAGCGGCAGCGATGTCGGCTGCGTGGCTTCGCTCACGCTTGCCTTGCCGAACGGTGCCAGCGCCAGCGCCGGGGAGATGTCCTGCCGCACCGCAGGGCCGCTGCGGCCGCTCGGGACGGTGATCGCGCCGGTTCCGGCATGACCCGCGATCCGCCAGGTCAGCCCCGCCAACGCCCAGGCGATCGAGATCACCACGCCTGCCGTCAGCAGGTCGAGCGCGGTGCGGATCTGCCGCGGCGAAAGCGAATACCCCCCGGTCATCGCGGCCTCCCGTCTACGAAGCCGTCAAGCGTTGCAAGCGCCGACTGTTCGCCGCTTGGGAACACCTCGATGCGCACGCGTGCGATTTCGGGATCGTCGGTCGAGCTGCGGTCCACGGCGACCCGCCAGTCATAGCCCAGCATCGCCACCTCATCGGCTCCGGGCGCTGCGCCGCCGCCCGCCAGCGACAGCTCGGCAAGCCGATTCTCGGCGACCCACATCGCGGCGGCGCGGCGCTCCATCGCCCGCGTCGAATCGATGTGCGATTCGACCGTGCCGATCAGCCCCACCGTCGCGATCGCCAGCACCGCGAGCGCCACCAGCGCCTCGATCAGGGAGAAGCCCTGTGCATCGCCCTGCTTCATGCCTCCGGCTCCAGCCCCGGAATCGCCGTCGCGGTCATGCCGTCATAGGCGACGACCCAGCGCTGCCCGCCGCTTTCGATCGTAGCGGTCAGCGGACGTCCGCCGCCCTCGGTGCCGAGCAGGATCGGCGGCGTTGCGCTCAGCGTCATCACCATCCCGCCCGGGAGGCGGTGAAAGTCGAGCTGGCGCGAAATCGGTTCTGACAGCCCCTGCGGCGTATAGGCCGTGAAGCCATAGCCGTCTTCCTCGACCGTGAACGCGACCATCCGATCGCCCAGCATCGCATCGTCGGCGGCCGCCTGCAGCCGCGTCGCGAGCTGCCGCGCCTCGGCTTCCACGCTGGGCGCGCGCGTCACGCTGCCGATGCCGAGCGAGACTGCGCCGGCACCCACCGCGATGATCGCCAGCACGACGAGCATCTCGACGAGCGTCAGCCCCGCCTCGTGGGGGCGGGCGCGGAAATCGCGCATGTGGCGATGGCGGTCGGCCATGGTTCGCTCGAACATCCCCCCGGCGGACGGCACGGCGCCCGACTCGTTGCTTTCTACCAGAAGGCGCGGTCCGCCGTCGATCCGCCTGCGGTCAGCGCCGCGCCTCGATATCGGCGTTCAGCGCTTCGCCGCCCGGCTGCCCATTGGCTCCCAGCGACTTCAGCTCGATGCTGCCGCCGTTGTTCGCATAGACATAGGGATTGCCCCACGGGTCGATCGGCTGGCCCTGGTCGTTGGTCTGGAGACCGGTCAGATAGCCGCCCTGCGCCCAGTTGGCGGGCACCGGCGGCACCGACGGCCGCTCGACCAGCGCCTTCAACCCCTGCTGAGTCGAGGGATAGTCGCCATTGTCGAGGCGGTACATCGTCAGCGCCTGCGAGATAGTGGCGAGGTTCGAGGTGGCGGTGGTCACGCGTGCCTGGTCGGGCCGGCCGATCACGTTCGGCACGATCAGCGCGGCGACCAGTGCGATGATCACCAGCACCACCATCATCTCGACGAGCGTGAGCCCGGCCTCGCTCTGCGAAGCCGCACGACGCTTGCGTGCCCGCGCCGCTGATGCCACGCTGTCACGGAACTGTTTCATTCTTATGCGCATCGGCTCCCCATGCGTTCGATCCATGAAAGCAATGTGACAAGCGATTCGGCCAGACGCCAGCCGCCCGTTGCGCCCGAGGCTCCGGGCGGCGGTATCGGCACCCTGGCGGGTGGCGGGTTCGTGGCGCTTGCGCCCGACGGGCCGGCGACTCTGCTGGTGCCGACCGAATCGGTGCTGTTGCTCGCCGTCGATCTGCCGCTCGCCACGCGCGCCAAGCGGCTCGAGGCGCTGCCCTTCGCAATCGAGGACCGGATCGCCGAGCCGATCGAATCGGTGCATCTCGCGCTCGGCGCGGAGATCGGCGAGAAGCGCTATCTCGTCGGTGTCGTCCGCCACGATCGCATGGCGGCCTGGATCGACGCGGCCGAGGCGGCGGGCATGGGCCGTGCCGCGATGGTGCCCGATGCGCTTGCCCTGCCGGTGCCGCCGCCCGGCTGTTGGTCGGTCGATCTCGACGGCAGCCGCGCCGTGGTGCGGGCGAGCGACGGCACGGGCTTTGCCTGCGCCGCGTCGATGCTCCCTGCCGCGTGGGCATCGGCGGGCCGTCCGCCCGCGATCGCCTGGGGTGCGCCGCTGCCGCCCGAGATGCGCGCAGAGACCGAGCGCGGCGACGCGGCTCCGCTTGCCGAGCGTCTCGCCGCGCCCGCGCTCGATCTGCGTCAGGGCGTCTATGCCCGCCGCCGAGGCCCCAGCGGCGGCGTGTGGCGGCGACTCGGCTGGATCGCCGTGCTCGGCGCCACAGCGCACGGCCTCATCGCCGCCGCCGACACGCTGATGCTGCGTGCGATCGCCGAGCGCCGCGCGGACGAGACGCGCGAGCTGGTAGCGCTCGCCGCGCCCGGAATCGCGCTCGGCGACGATATGGTCGCCACCGTCACCAATCTGCTGCCGCCGCCGGGCAGCGGCGCTCCACAGACCTTCCTGCCGCTGATGTCGCGCGTTTCGGGCGCGCTGGCGCCGCTCGCCGGCAACCTCTCGACTCGCGCCATCGCGTTCGACGCGAACACGCTGACTCTGGACCTGGCCGCGGCCGAACCGGGCCTCGCCGCGCGGATCGGCGCCGCGTTGCGCGCCGCGCAGGTGCAGGCGACCGTCGCCGAATCGCCTGATGGCACGATCCGCGTTACGGCGGCGGCGGCATGATCGTCGTGATTCGCGAACGCCTTCCGGCCCTCGACGCCGCGCTCACCCGCTTCGACGGCTGGTGGAGCGGCCTGTCGCAGCGCGAGCGGCTGTTGCTCTCGGTCATGGCCGTGCTGCTGTTTCTCGCGGTCGCGGTGTTCGGCGTCGTGAAGCCGCTCCAGGCCGCCCGCGCGCAGGCGCTGGCCGATATCCGCACCTATGAGACGCTCAACGCGCGCATCCGTGCGGCAGGCGGCACGCTCGGCGCGACGGCGGCCCCGCAGCGCAACGGACCCCCGCTTCAGATCGTCACCGATTCGGCACCGTCGTTCGGCCTCGCGGTCACTGCCACGCCGACTGCCGAGGGGGTTCGCGCCGAGATCGCCGACGGCAGCTACGATTCGATCCTCGCCTGGACGGCGGATCTCGCCGCCACCAGCCCGCTCGTGCTGCGTCGCGCCAGCTTCGCGCCCGGCCCCGCGTCGGGCCGTGTCCGGGCGACGCTGGAGTTCGGCCAGTGAACGAGGCTCTGGTGCTGACCGATGCCGCTGCCGAGCCGCGCACGCTTCCCTATGGCTATGCCCGTCGCCATGGCGTGCTGCTCCGCCCCGGCGCGCAGGGTATCGAGTGCCTGCACCGCTCCGCCGTAGCACTCGACGCGCTGCTCGAGGTCCAGCGCATCGCCCCGGGGGTGCGCTTCGTCGCAGTGTCGGACGAAGCCTTTGATGCCGCGCTCGGCGGTGCCTATGGCGACAGCGCGGGCGCCGCTGCCGATTTCGACATCGGCGACATGGATCTCGCCACGCTGGCCGATTCGGCCGCCGCGGTCGACGATCTGCTCGACACGCGCGACGATGCGCCGGTGATCCGCCTGATCAACGCGCTGCTGCTCGAGGCGATCAAGGAAGGCGCGTCGGACGTCCATATCGAAACGCAGGAAAAGCGCCTTGTCGTCCGCTTCCGGATCGATGGCGTGCTGCGCGACATGATCGAGCCGCCGCGCGCGCTCGCGCCGCTGCTCGTCAGCCGCATCAAGGTGATGGCGAAGCTCGACATCGCCGAAAAGCGCGTGCCGCAGGACGGCCGCGTCACGCTGCGCATCGGCGGCCACGATGTCGACGCGCGCGTCTCGACCATCCCGACCCAGCATGGCGAGCGAGTCGTGCTCCGCCTGCTCGAGCGCGGCAGCATGAAGCTCGAACTCGGCGGCCTCGGGATGAGCGAGCGCGATCGTGCGGTGTTCTCGCGCCTGCTCGAGCGGCCGCACGGCATCCTGCTCGTCACCGGCCCCACCGGATCGGGCAAGACGACCACGCTCTACACCGCGCTCACGCGGCTCAACGACCGCAAGCGCAATGTGATGACGGTCGAGGATCCGATCGAATATGAACTCGCCGGCATCGCCCAGACCCAGGTCAATCCGCGCACCGACATGACCTTCGCACGTGGGCTGCGCGCGATTCTGCGCCAGGATCCCGATGTCATCATGGTCGGCGAGATCCGCGATCACGAAACCGCGCAGGTCGCCGTCCGTTCGGCGATGACCGGCCATTTCGTGCTCTCGACGCTGCACACCAACACTGCCGTGGGATCGGTCACTCGGCTGATCGACATGGGGGTCGAGCGCTATCTGCTCGCGCCGATGGTCGTCGGCCTCGCCGCGCAGCGCCTCGTCCGCCGCCTATGTCCCGAATGCCGCCGCGCCGATGTCGCGAGCGAGGCCGATGCGCTGCTCCTCGGCGGAGGCTTGCGCGCCGGCGATCCGGTCTGGCGCGCGCAGGGCTGCGACCAGTGCCACGGCGATGGCTATCGCGGCCGCGCCGGCCTCTACGAAGTCATCGCCGTCGACGATGTCTTCCAGGGCATGATCCACGACGGCGCGAGCGAAGCCGAGCTCGAACGCCACGCCCGTGGGGACAATCCCAGCCTGCTCGACGATGGCGTCGCGAAGGTGCGCGACGGGATCACCACGGTCGAGGAAGTGGCACGCGTCGTTCGCGACGAGAGCTGAACCGCCAGACGTTCCGAATGCCGAACGCGGCGCCGGAAGTACCGCCGCCGGGACATTCGCGCGCCCTTCTGCCGCGCTTAATGGCGGATTAGTCAGACAAGTTGGGCCTGTGCTGAGGTGCGCTAAACTCATGAAGGAGCATCAAAAATCTGTGAGCTCTGCCACTGTAAATGAAGAATCCGTTTGAAACTCAGACAAATACCTGCATTCTCTGGACCGCGCCGCGAGAGCGCCAGCAACTGGAGAGGATATGAACGCTCATCAACGGAGCGCGCAGGTGCGCGCCTGGCCGCTGCTGTCGGCCGCACTTCTGCTTGCGTCCTGCGGCGGCAATGGTGGCGGGAGCGGGACCGTCGTGACCCCTGCGCCGACGCCGACGCCGACGCCGACCGCATCGCCCACGCCCGCAGGTCCAGAGGCCGGTACGATCGTCTCCATCAGCGACGCCGCAGCGCTCGAAATCCGCAGCGCGGGAAGCAACGCCTTGCTGACGATCGAAGGCGCCAGCCAGACGGCGGGCGCGCGGATCGCTCGGACCGACAGCGGAAGCGGTACGGCAGCCGTCCGCTGGCATGCGCTGCCCATGGGGAACAACCGCTACAACATCGAAAGCCTGCTGACTCATCAGGTCATGGGGATCGAAGCCGCCTCGACTGCCGAGGGGGCACTCGCCGTTCAATGGGCGGACAACGGCACCGACGACCATCTCTGGTCCTTCTATCGGCTATCCAACGGCAATTATCTGATCCGCAACGTCAACAGCGGATTATATCTCCAAGTCGGCGCTGGCGGCGCGATCACGCAGGGCGCGCGAGCGACGAGCGGCCAGGAATGGGCGATCACGGTCACCGGCGACCGTGCCTATCCCGAGCCGGCAGTGCTCGCCGGAGCGGGCATCGACGTTCACGATCCGGATCTCCTTCAGGACGCGAGCGGAACCATCTGGCTCTATGGCACGCATAACACGCTGGCGCGTTCGACCGACGGCGCCCTGTTCCTCGCGGAAACCCGACCGATCATCTCGCCCGATTTCAGCTGGTGGGCGAGCAAGAACACCACTTGGCAGGGCCGTACCGACATCTGGGCGCCGTCGATCCTGCACGCGAACGGCACCTATTATCTCTATTACTCGATCCCGATCTACAACACGCCCTCGCAGGCGGGAACCAACAACGGCGCACAGGCACTGATCGCCTTGGCGACGAGCACCAGCCCGAACGGCCCCTGGACCGATGCGGGCACGATCATCGAATCCTGCGGCAACATGCCGGGCTGCACCACTACCTTCAATGCGATCGATCCGGCACCGTTCATTGGTGCCGACGGCCGTTGGTGGATGGCGTTCGGCTCGTGGGAAGACGGGATCCATGTCCTCGAACTCGATCCGGCGACCGGGCTGCGGCTGCAATCGAACAGTGCGCTTCCGGTGATCGCCTTTCGCGGCGCGGGCCAGGAGGGGCCCTTCGTCCTGCCGCGCGTGGTGAACGGCCAGCAATGGTATTATTATTTCGGCTCGAACAATCCCTGCTGCTCGGCGAGCAGCACCTATCGGGTGGTGGTCGGACGATCGGCGAGTCCGACGGGACCGTTCCTCGATCGGGGCGGACTCGATCTGCGCGACGGCGGCGGCACGATCCTCCTGGGCACCCACGGCTATGTCGTCGGACCGGGCGGGCAGAGCGTGCGCGAGATCGGTGGGCAGCTCAAGCTGGTGTATCATTTCTACGATAGCCGCGCGAACGGCGCTCCCAAGCTCGGACTCAACACCATCGCGTTCGATGCCGAGGGCTGGCCGTACCTTCAGTAGCAGGCTGCGGTTCCGGGCCCGCGGCTTGAACGGCGCGGGCCACTCTTCGCTGTCCTAGGCTTCGCGCTTGTGCTTATGCATAGCTCGCGTGCGCAACCGTTTCTCGTCTGATGGCCGCCGAGCGCGGAGCTGGCGGCAAGCGGGGGCGCCGAGCCTTCAGGAACTAGCGCCGAGCCGAGACGCCGATGCCCGCCTATGCCTATCGCGCCGCTGACCGCACGGGTGCCTCGAAAAAGGGGCTGATCGAGGCTTCGTCGCCCGCCGCGGCGCGGGCGATGCTGCGCGATCAGTCATTGCTGCCGCTGTCGGTCGAATCGGCGGGCGAGCGGCGCAATCTCGGTGCCACCAGTATCCGTCTGCCGCGAATCGGCGGCCGGAGCGTCTCGTCCAAGCAGCTCGCGACGCTCACGCGCCAGATCGCTACGCTGGTCGGCTCGGACATTCCGGTCGAGGAGTCGCTCCGCCTCGTCGCCGTCCAGTCCGAATCGCAGAGCGTGAGTGCGCTGCTGCTCGGAGTGCGCGGCGCGATCCTCGACGGGCGCAGCTTCGCCGCGGCGCTGGCTCAGCATCCCAAGGCGTTTCCCGAATTCTACCGCGCCTCGGTCGCCGCGGGCGAGGCATCGGGCAAGCTTTCGAGCGTGCTCGAGCATCTCGCCGCCTTCGTCGAAACGCGTCAGGCGAACAGTCAGAAGCTGGGCCTTGCTTTGCTCTATCCGGCGCTGCTTGCGCTGGTCTCGCTCGGCATGGTCGTGCTGCTGATGATCTATGTCGTGCCCGATATCGTGCGCGTGTTCGTCTCGCGCGGTGCCGATCTGCCGTTCCTCACCCGGGCGCTGATCGCAGTGAGCTGGTTTCTCCAGAGCTTCGGCCTGTATCTGCTGATCGGGGCGGGCGCCGCGTTCCTGCTGTTCGGCCGCTGGTCGCGCGTGCCTGCGAACCGGCTGCGGCTGCACCGCTGGTTCGCCGTCCGCTCGCCGCTCAAGCGGTTCAGCCGTCAGCTCAATGCGGCACGCTTCGCGGGCAGCCTCGCCACCCTCGTCGGCAGCGCGGTCCCGCTGGTCGAGGCGCTGCACGCCGCCGCGGCCGTCACCCCCAATCTTCACGTCCGCGAAAAGGCGATGGGCGTCGCCCAGCGCGTGCGCGAGGGCGTCAGCCTGCGGGCGGCGATGCAGGAAGCGGGCGTGTTCCCGACGATGCTCGTCGCGATCGTCGCCTCGGGCGAATCGAGCGGCAAGCTGGCTCCCGCGCTCGCCCGCGCCTCGGGCGAGCTCGAACGCGAGCTCGACGCGCTGGTGGCGACGCTCGTCTCGCTGGTCGAGCCATTGGTGCTACTGGTGATGGGCGGGCTGGTGCTCACCATGGTGCTCGCGATCCTGCTGCCTATCATCAATCTGAACGAGCTGGTCACGCTGTGATTTGCTTCGATCCCTGCCTCGGCGGGCGAAGCATCGAAGCGCCGTCACATCTGTCCCTGCACGCGCATTCCGCCCGGCACGCCGAGGAACGGCAGCACTCTCGCTCCGTCCTGCGTCACGCCGACGTCGATCGTGCCGTCCTCGGTCAGCGTCGCTTCGACCAGCGTCTGGCGGCGCTGCGCGGCCGGCGTCAGGCGGATACGGGTTTCGTCGCCGATATGCTGTGCGGTCAGCAGCAGTGCCGGCACGGGAGTCGCCGCGCCGCCGCCGCGCGGAGTGCAGCTGCCGGGATCGGTCACGATCGTGCCCTGCAGCATCTGCTCGCCGCCGCCCGCCACGATCCGGTCCATGTCCACCTGCATCGTGAAGTCGCAGCTGAACGGCAGATTGGGCTGGAGCGCCTGCAACAGCGTCGCATCGGCCGATCCGCTCACCGTGTCGAGCGTGACGCCGGAAAAGCCGATCAGCAAGCGGCCGCCCAGGTCGGTATCGTTGCCGGCCGCGGTCCAGTCGGCGGCGAAGCCCAGACTGGTGAGCGAGCGGAGCGGCGCCCAGTTCCACGAAAGGATGCTGCCGCCGGCGATCCCAACTTCGCCGTTCCACACGGTTCCCGCGATGCCGGT from Sphingosinithalassobacter sp. CS137 harbors:
- the gspD gene encoding type II secretion system secretin GspD translates to MTSLRSIVATLALGATALQPIPLLAQTVPPPVQDAPAGPPADVVVNMRGVEITDVADQISRITGRTLILDPAVQGKVTVTSATPLTPSGVWELFLSVLRANGFAAVRSGRAWRIVPQANAVRDGGVPGRGVSGQELTTRMIRLANVPSGEVARVVRPLVANFGSVEPLTSPNAIVVTDYADNVRRIEAIARSLDGGSGSTFATINLQYGNAAEVAQALQGVLAADPATVGATRIAADARSNTVIVRGTPSAVAEARRIAAALDTPGGTTAMTRVFRLNYADAESVTAVLQGVLGIEAEATNPVARSLSSRSSQSLRPSPTRALSELTSGNAATAAAAVAGGQTERTPLTSGGNEGQPAQGFSTPEVTVQPAPDINAVVVRGTPTAVASIEALITELDVRRPQVLIEAIIAEIQGDDAETLAMQIGTSGAVLDQVEGIGTSFGNPGPSLGTILTALGVPAGQLLGEGLTGNIAFGDDFSVLLRAIGVSERANLLSAPQTMAVDNTPAEIVVAQEVPFVTGSILTGNTDVAPYTSIERKNVGLTLRVLPRINAGDTIRLEVSVEASSIAPIQVQGAADIITNQRSVINTVLADNGSTYVLGGLISDDYTDSRRQVPVLGDIPILGELFKSRSERRLKRTLFIFIRPTILRDGADAAAVAQDRYNRLRADELESIERESLLLKPPTPRLTVEIDGIY
- a CDS encoding type II secretion system protein N, which produces MTGGYSLSPRQIRTALDLLTAGVVISIAWALAGLTWRIAGHAGTGAITVPSGRSGPAVRQDISPALALAPFGKASVSEATQPTSLPLELKGVFAAQPATLSTAFISVEGAEAAPFRIGDTVNGATIQGILRDRVVLSNGGQIEHLAFPDSSLTPEQRAAAQQQQAAAPSAAPAAPAAAAAAAPPLSAQNAGSLLQRLDASPVEGGLRIGENGPPGLRQGDVLQAVNGTPLSDPTAAAAALQAAQANGSAQITLVRDGQRVLLTVPLR
- the gspI gene encoding type II secretion system minor pseudopilin GspI encodes the protein MKQGDAQGFSLIEALVALAVLAIATVGLIGTVESHIDSTRAMERRAAAMWVAENRLAELSLAGGGAAPGADEVAMLGYDWRVAVDRSSTDDPEIARVRIEVFPSGEQSALATLDGFVDGRPR
- a CDS encoding prepilin-type N-terminal cleavage/methylation domain-containing protein; its protein translation is MADRHRHMRDFRARPHEAGLTLVEMLVVLAIIAVGAGAVSLGIGSVTRAPSVEAEARQLATRLQAAADDAMLGDRMVAFTVEEDGYGFTAYTPQGLSEPISRQLDFHRLPGGMVMTLSATPPILLGTEGGGRPLTATIESGGQRWVVAYDGMTATAIPGLEPEA
- the gspG gene encoding type II secretion system major pseudopilin GspG, with the translated sequence MKQFRDSVASAARARKRRAASQSEAGLTLVEMMVVLVIIALVAALIVPNVIGRPDQARVTTATSNLATISQALTMYRLDNGDYPSTQQGLKALVERPSVPPVPANWAQGGYLTGLQTNDQGQPIDPWGNPYVYANNGGSIELKSLGANGQPGGEALNADIEARR
- the gspL gene encoding type II secretion system protein GspL, coding for MTSDSARRQPPVAPEAPGGGIGTLAGGGFVALAPDGPATLLVPTESVLLLAVDLPLATRAKRLEALPFAIEDRIAEPIESVHLALGAEIGEKRYLVGVVRHDRMAAWIDAAEAAGMGRAAMVPDALALPVPPPGCWSVDLDGSRAVVRASDGTGFACAASMLPAAWASAGRPPAIAWGAPLPPEMRAETERGDAAPLAERLAAPALDLRQGVYARRRGPSGGVWRRLGWIAVLGATAHGLIAAADTLMLRAIAERRADETRELVALAAPGIALGDDMVATVTNLLPPPGSGAPQTFLPLMSRVSGALAPLAGNLSTRAIAFDANTLTLDLAAAEPGLAARIGAALRAAQVQATVAESPDGTIRVTAAAA
- the gspM gene encoding type II secretion system protein GspM, which codes for MIVVIRERLPALDAALTRFDGWWSGLSQRERLLLSVMAVLLFLAVAVFGVVKPLQAARAQALADIRTYETLNARIRAAGGTLGATAAPQRNGPPLQIVTDSAPSFGLAVTATPTAEGVRAEIADGSYDSILAWTADLAATSPLVLRRASFAPGPASGRVRATLEFGQ
- a CDS encoding GspE/PulE family protein, which encodes MNEALVLTDAAAEPRTLPYGYARRHGVLLRPGAQGIECLHRSAVALDALLEVQRIAPGVRFVAVSDEAFDAALGGAYGDSAGAAADFDIGDMDLATLADSAAAVDDLLDTRDDAPVIRLINALLLEAIKEGASDVHIETQEKRLVVRFRIDGVLRDMIEPPRALAPLLVSRIKVMAKLDIAEKRVPQDGRVTLRIGGHDVDARVSTIPTQHGERVVLRLLERGSMKLELGGLGMSERDRAVFSRLLERPHGILLVTGPTGSGKTTTLYTALTRLNDRKRNVMTVEDPIEYELAGIAQTQVNPRTDMTFARGLRAILRQDPDVIMVGEIRDHETAQVAVRSAMTGHFVLSTLHTNTAVGSVTRLIDMGVERYLLAPMVVGLAAQRLVRRLCPECRRADVASEADALLLGGGLRAGDPVWRAQGCDQCHGDGYRGRAGLYEVIAVDDVFQGMIHDGASEAELERHARGDNPSLLDDGVAKVRDGITTVEEVARVVRDES
- a CDS encoding family 43 glycosylhydrolase; the protein is MNAHQRSAQVRAWPLLSAALLLASCGGNGGGSGTVVTPAPTPTPTPTASPTPAGPEAGTIVSISDAAALEIRSAGSNALLTIEGASQTAGARIARTDSGSGTAAVRWHALPMGNNRYNIESLLTHQVMGIEAASTAEGALAVQWADNGTDDHLWSFYRLSNGNYLIRNVNSGLYLQVGAGGAITQGARATSGQEWAITVTGDRAYPEPAVLAGAGIDVHDPDLLQDASGTIWLYGTHNTLARSTDGALFLAETRPIISPDFSWWASKNTTWQGRTDIWAPSILHANGTYYLYYSIPIYNTPSQAGTNNGAQALIALATSTSPNGPWTDAGTIIESCGNMPGCTTTFNAIDPAPFIGADGRWWMAFGSWEDGIHVLELDPATGLRLQSNSALPVIAFRGAGQEGPFVLPRVVNGQQWYYYFGSNNPCCSASSTYRVVVGRSASPTGPFLDRGGLDLRDGGGTILLGTHGYVVGPGGQSVREIGGQLKLVYHFYDSRANGAPKLGLNTIAFDAEGWPYLQ
- a CDS encoding type II secretion system F family protein, with translation MPAYAYRAADRTGASKKGLIEASSPAAARAMLRDQSLLPLSVESAGERRNLGATSIRLPRIGGRSVSSKQLATLTRQIATLVGSDIPVEESLRLVAVQSESQSVSALLLGVRGAILDGRSFAAALAQHPKAFPEFYRASVAAGEASGKLSSVLEHLAAFVETRQANSQKLGLALLYPALLALVSLGMVVLLMIYVVPDIVRVFVSRGADLPFLTRALIAVSWFLQSFGLYLLIGAGAAFLLFGRWSRVPANRLRLHRWFAVRSPLKRFSRQLNAARFAGSLATLVGSAVPLVEALHAAAAVTPNLHVREKAMGVAQRVREGVSLRAAMQEAGVFPTMLVAIVASGESSGKLAPALARASGELERELDALVATLVSLVEPLVLLVMGGLVLTMVLAILLPIINLNELVTL